CGTTGGCGACGTTGAACTCCCCCGCCAGCGGGACGGCCGCCGCGACGGTGCGGCCGGCGGGGCCGTGCACGGTGAAGGTGGACCCGTCGGGGCGCTGGTCGAGCGAGGACGCGGTCCAGTCGGCCCCGTCGACACCGCGGCCGACGGCGTAGGTGCGCACCGGGATCGAGGCCTCCGCCGCGAGCCGCCGGCCGTGCTCGTCGTCGACGCAGACCAGGCCGAGGCGGGCGTGCTCGGGCGTGAACAGGGACGCCTTCGCCGCGAAGTAGTCCTCGACGTCGGCATGGAAGTCGAGATGGTCGCGGCCGAGGTTCGTGAAGACGGCGACGTCGAAGACCACGCCGTCGACGCGGCCCAGCACCAGGGCGTGGCTGGAGACCTCCATGGCGCAGGCGGTGACGTCGAGCTCGCGCATCCGCGCGAACAGGCCGTGCAGGTCCGGTGCCTCCGGCGTGGTCAGCGCGGTCGGCACCTCCTCGCCGGCGATCCGGGTGCCGACGGTGCCGATCACGGCACTGCGGACGCCCGCGGCGAGCAGACCGCCGTCGAGCAGCCGGGTGACGGTGGTCTTGCCCTGGGTGCCGGTGACGCCGATGGTCCGCAGTGCCGCAGCGGGCCGGCCGTAGACCAGTGCCGCCACCGTGCCCAGGACGGCGCGGGGGTCGGGGACGACCAGCGCGGGCAGCCCGGTGCCTGCGGCGAGGGCGGCTCCCTCGGCGTCGGTGAGCAGCGCGCTCGCGCCGGATGCGGCGGCCTGGTCGGCGAAGGTGGCGCCGTGGGCGCGCGATCCGGGCAGGGCGGCGTACAGATCGCCCGCGCGGACCCGCCGCGAGTCGAGCGTCGCACCGCGGACGTCGACGCCCGCGAAGACGGGCTCCAGCCCCAGGGCGCGGGCGATGTCGTCGAGCGGCGTCACGGGTGGGTGAGCGGGGCGGGTCGCCGGGCCGGTGGTCACCACTCCACCGGCGTCTGGTTGGGCTCGGTGCCCGAGGGCGCGACGCCGTAGCGGCGCAGCGTGTGGCTCATCAGCTTGGCGAACGCCGGGCCGGCGACGCTGCCACCGCCACTGCCCGCGCGCGGGCGGTGCACCACGACGTAGATGGTGAAGCGCGGGTCGTCGGCCGGCGCGAAGCCGGCGAAGGACACCGAGAGGCTGCCGTCGTACCGGCCGTCGACGACGCGCTGGGCGGTACCGGTCTTGCCGGCCACGCGGTAGCCCGGGACCGCGGCCCGCGGGGCGACCCCGGCGTCGGGGTCGACGACCCGCTCCATCATCAGCATCGTCTCGCGCGCGGCCTCCTCGCTGATCACGCGACGGCTCGTGGCGACGTCGGTGCCGATCTCGGTGCCCCCGTCGGTGCGGGCCGCCCCCTTGACCAGGGTCGGGTCGACGCGGACCCCGCCGTTGGCGATGGTGTTGACCGCCGCGGTCATCTGGACCGCGTTGACCGACAGCGACTGGCCGAACGCGATGCGGTCGCCGACCTGCGAGGTCCAGGCCGCACCCTGCGGCACGATGCCGCGGGTCTCGCCGCCGAGACCGAGTCCGGTGCGCGCCCCGAGGCCGAAGCGGGTGAGGTAGCCGCGCAGCTGGCCCTTCTTGAACTGGTCGGCGGCGAGCACGGTGCCGACGTTCGAGGACTTCGCGAGGATGCCGGCGAGGGTGAGCTTGAGCGTGCCGTGGTCCCAATAGTCGCCGATCGGGCGGTCCTGCCGGTTCAGCTGCCCCGGCACCTTGAACCGCTGCTCCTTGAAGCCGAGGCCCGCGTCGACCAGCGCGCTGATGGTCAGCACCTTCTCGACCGAGCCGGGCTCGTAGACGTCGGTGAGCGCGGAGGAGCGGTAGAGCTCCTTGTCGTAGCGATACGGGTCCGCGGCGTCGTACGTCGGGTAGTCGGCCAGGGCCAGCAGCTCGCCGGTGCGGGTGTCCTGGATCACCGCGATGCCGGACTCGCCGCCGGACTTCGTGACCGTCTGCTGGAGCACCCGCTGCGTGTAGTACTGCAGGTCGCGATCGATGGTGAGGGTGAGGTTCTTGCCGTCGACGGCCGGAGTCACGGTGTTGTCGCCGAGCGGGATCTGGTTGCCGGCGCCGACCTCGTAGCGGGCCTCGCCGTCCTTGCCCGACAGATAGGCGTTGAAGGAGTCCTCCAGGCCGGCGAGGCCCACGATGGCGCGCTCCTTGCCCTCCTTGCCGTTCTCACCGAGGAAGCCGACCAGGTTGGCCGCGACCGACTTGTTGGGATAGGTGCGCAGCGGGTCCCGCTCGGTCATCAGGCCGGCGAACGGGCGTCCCTTGTCGTCCTTGAACTGCTCCTGGACGTCGGCGACGACCTTCTCGGCCTTGCTGGCCGGGACCTGGCGGGCGATGTACTGGAACCGGCTGTCCTCGACCCGAAGCCGGCGCAGCGTCTCGAAGTAGTCGACGCCGAGGCGCTCGGACAGGATCGTCGCCAGCTCCGGCGCGACCTCCTTGGTCACCTTGGGGTCGGCCACCACCATCCGGCCGGCCACGGTGTCGGCCATCGGCTGGCCGTTGCGGTCCAGGATCTCGCCCCGGGTCGCCGGCAGGGCCACCACCCGCTGGCCCTCGGCGGCCGCCATCTGGGCGTACGAGCGCGGGTCGACGCCCTGCAGCTGGACCAGCCGGGCCGCGAAGACGGACAGCACGATCGCGATGAGCAGGAACCCGATCTGCATCCGCCGGTGGGGCGAGCCCCGCAGGACGTCGCCGGTACGGCGCCGCAGGCGGCTCGGGACGGGACGGCTCACGCGCTCCAACCTACGACTCGAGGGTCACTGAACGGTGGCGGGCACGCCGTCCGTGGCGGCCTTCACCCGCTCCTTGACCGGCGGCGGGTCGAGCTCGGCCGGACGACGCGGGCCGGGCGGCTCGAGCGGAAGCCGGTCGGCACCCGTGGCCGGCTGGGGGTCGCCGCTGATCTTCCCGGAGCCGAGGTGGAGGACGCCGGCACCGCCGCTCGGCATCACCATGCCGAGCTTCTCGGCGGCCGCGGCGACGTGGGCCGGGTCGTTGAGCACCTGGAGGTCCATCTCCAGCGCCTCCTGCTGCGCGCCGAGATCGGTCGCCTGGTTCTGCAGCGCCGTCTCGCGGAAGGAGGCCTGCTGCATCGAGGTGTTGAACATCAGCAGCCCGACGACGCCGCCGAGCAGGATGATGCTGACGAAGGTCACGAACGGAACCCGCGGCGCCTGGGTGCGCCGCCGCGGGACGACGGTCAGCCGGGCCCGCTGGAGCGCCGCCTGCGCGATGCGCGGGGCGACGTACGGGAGCCGGTTGCGCAGCGGTGAGGTGGAGGACATGTCTATTCGGCTCCCTTGCCAGACGACGTGCTCGGACGGGTGTTGGCGGTGATGCGCTCGATGGCGCGCAGTCGGACGGAGGCGGCGCGAGGGTTCTCCTCGACCTCCTCGGGCGTGGCCTGCTCGGCCCCCCGGGTCACCAGCCGGTAGGCCGGCTCGGCGCCCTCGGGCACGAACGGCAGGTCCTCGGGGACGTCGAGGCGGGTGGCGGCGGCGAAGGCCCGTTTGACCAGCCGGTCTTCCAGCGAGTGGTAGGACTCGACGACCACGCGGCCGCCGACGCCGATCGCCTCGACCGCCGCGGGGATCGCGCGCTGGAGCACCCGCAGCTCGTCGTTGACCTCCATCCGCAGCGCCTGGAAGGTGCGCTTGGCGGGGTGACCTCCCGTCCTGCGCGCCGGGGCCGGGATGACGTCGTACAGCAGGGCGACCAGGCGCGCCGAGCTGGTGAACGGCTCGCGCTGGCGTTCGCGGACGACGGCGTCGGCGATGCGGCGCGCCATCCTCTCCTCGCCGTACTCCTTGAGGATCCGAGCCAGGTCGGCCGCCGGGTAGGTGTTGAGGACGTCGGCCGCGGTCGGGCCGGTGTCCCCCATCCGCATGTCCAGCGGTGCGTCGACGGCGTAGGCGAAGCCGCGCTCGGGCAGGTCGAGCTGCATCGAGGAGACGCCGAGGTCGAAGAGCACGGCGGCCACCCCGCCGTCCCGCGGGAGGCCCTGGTCGGCGACGACGTCCGCGAGCTCGTCGTACACCGCCTGGACGCCGGTGAACCGGTCGCCGTACGGCGCCAGCCGCTCGCGGCTCATCGCGAGCGCGCGCGGGTCGCGGTCGATGCCGACGACCCGGGCGCGGGGGCAGCGCTCGAGGACGGCCTCGCTATGTCCGCCGAGACCGAGCGTGCAATCGACGAGCACGCTGCCGTCGCGGTCGAGTGCGGGCGCGAGGAGGGAGACGACCCGGTCCAGCAGGACGGGGACGTGGCGCGGGGAGCTCATGCCTCAGCGCCCCGCGAGGTGGGTCAGCACGAGCAGGAGCGCGCAGCCGAGCGACAGGGTCGCGGAGAACGCCATCAGGGTGAGGGCATCGCGCGCCTGCTCACGGACGCGACGCTCACCGGAGACCTCCGGTGGCTGCGTGCGAACGCTCATGCTCTCGACCCCTCGACCCTGGGAATGGACTGCCTTCAAATGCGGCGGATCCGCAGAGCCAGGTCCCGGCCCGCTCCCGTCCCGGTGTTCGGGATGCCGTCTGGTGCCGGGGAAGGTGCCCCAGAAGGCGGTGGCTCGCCTGTCGCCTGTGGCCGGGGAAGGTGCTACAGGAGACAGGGCGCGGGGAGCGGGAACGGGCTGAGACCTCGTCCTGCGGATCCGCTGTTCTGTTGTGGTGGCGCGGCGTCGACGCTGCCGCTGTCGGCCTAGTCGTCGTCCTCGTCGAGGTCGGCGAACTCCTCCAGCGCCTCGAGCTGGAACTCGCGCCATGCGGCCGGATTCCAGATCTCCAGGCGGTCCCGGACCCCGATCACGACGACGTCGCGCTCGAGTCCGGCGTACTCGCGCAGGTGGGCCGGGATGCCGACCCGCCCCTGCTTGTCGGGGGTGCTCTCGTCGCCACCGGCGAAGAGCACCCGGGCGTAGCGCCGGGCGGCGCGGTTGGTCATCGGCCGGGCGGCTTGCCGCTCGGCCTCCTCGGCGAAGACATCGGTCGGCCAGACGACGAGGCACTTGTCCTGTCCCTGTGTGACCACGAGGCCCTCCGCCAGTCGATCTCTGAACTTCGCCGGGAGGAAGAGGCGGCCCTTGTCATCGAGCTTCGGGGTGTAGGTGCCCATGAAGAGCATCGGGCCACCCCCAGCCGTCCCACCGGACTCCGCCGTTCCTCCACTTTCCCCCACAGTACTCCACTTTGCTCCACCGTCAACCACCAACGCCCCACTCCTTGCGGCGTTTCGCACCACCGCGCACCCTGAAAGCGCAGGTCAGCGCGCTGGGAGCACCGGTGGAGCGGAGTGGAGGAGAAGTGG
This region of Nocardioides sp. L-11A genomic DNA includes:
- a CDS encoding penicillin-binding protein 2, with protein sequence MSRPVPSRLRRRTGDVLRGSPHRRMQIGFLLIAIVLSVFAARLVQLQGVDPRSYAQMAAAEGQRVVALPATRGEILDRNGQPMADTVAGRMVVADPKVTKEVAPELATILSERLGVDYFETLRRLRVEDSRFQYIARQVPASKAEKVVADVQEQFKDDKGRPFAGLMTERDPLRTYPNKSVAANLVGFLGENGKEGKERAIVGLAGLEDSFNAYLSGKDGEARYEVGAGNQIPLGDNTVTPAVDGKNLTLTIDRDLQYYTQRVLQQTVTKSGGESGIAVIQDTRTGELLALADYPTYDAADPYRYDKELYRSSALTDVYEPGSVEKVLTISALVDAGLGFKEQRFKVPGQLNRQDRPIGDYWDHGTLKLTLAGILAKSSNVGTVLAADQFKKGQLRGYLTRFGLGARTGLGLGGETRGIVPQGAAWTSQVGDRIAFGQSLSVNAVQMTAAVNTIANGGVRVDPTLVKGAARTDGGTEIGTDVATSRRVISEEAARETMLMMERVVDPDAGVAPRAAVPGYRVAGKTGTAQRVVDGRYDGSLSVSFAGFAPADDPRFTIYVVVHRPRAGSGGGSVAGPAFAKLMSHTLRRYGVAPSGTEPNQTPVEW
- a CDS encoding UDP-N-acetylmuramoyl-L-alanyl-D-glutamate--2,6-diaminopimelate ligase, whose translation is MTTGPATRPAHPPVTPLDDIARALGLEPVFAGVDVRGATLDSRRVRAGDLYAALPGSRAHGATFADQAAASGASALLTDAEGAALAAGTGLPALVVPDPRAVLGTVAALVYGRPAAALRTIGVTGTQGKTTVTRLLDGGLLAAGVRSAVIGTVGTRIAGEEVPTALTTPEAPDLHGLFARMRELDVTACAMEVSSHALVLGRVDGVVFDVAVFTNLGRDHLDFHADVEDYFAAKASLFTPEHARLGLVCVDDEHGRRLAAEASIPVRTYAVGRGVDGADWTASSLDQRPDGSTFTVHGPAGRTVAAAVPLAGEFNVANALAAIAAAAEAGLDPQSVADGIARSAGVPGRLERIETGRDLTVVVDYAHKPDAVDAVLRTLRPVTRGRLIIVIGAGGDRDRGKRPVMGEIAAELADLVVVTDDNPRTEDPAAIRAEVLAGARTGGAEVVEIGDRREAIATALRRSAPGDVLLVAGKGHEAGQEVSGVVHPFDDRDVVRALLADLPADPSGGEA
- the mraZ gene encoding division/cell wall cluster transcriptional repressor MraZ, giving the protein MLFMGTYTPKLDDKGRLFLPAKFRDRLAEGLVVTQGQDKCLVVWPTDVFAEEAERQAARPMTNRAARRYARVLFAGGDESTPDKQGRVGIPAHLREYAGLERDVVVIGVRDRLEIWNPAAWREFQLEALEEFADLDEDDD
- the rsmH gene encoding 16S rRNA (cytosine(1402)-N(4))-methyltransferase RsmH, with translation MSSPRHVPVLLDRVVSLLAPALDRDGSVLVDCTLGLGGHSEAVLERCPRARVVGIDRDPRALAMSRERLAPYGDRFTGVQAVYDELADVVADQGLPRDGGVAAVLFDLGVSSMQLDLPERGFAYAVDAPLDMRMGDTGPTAADVLNTYPAADLARILKEYGEERMARRIADAVVRERQREPFTSSARLVALLYDVIPAPARRTGGHPAKRTFQALRMEVNDELRVLQRAIPAAVEAIGVGGRVVVESYHSLEDRLVKRAFAAATRLDVPEDLPFVPEGAEPAYRLVTRGAEQATPEEVEENPRAASVRLRAIERITANTRPSTSSGKGAE